In one Deltaproteobacteria bacterium CG11_big_fil_rev_8_21_14_0_20_49_13 genomic region, the following are encoded:
- a CDS encoding 2-C-methyl-D-erythritol 2,4-cyclodiphosphate synthase translates to MRVGIGYDIHRLVKGRKLILGGVEISHTHGLDGHSDADVIIHAIMDALLGAAALGDIGKHFPNTDAKYKGISSVELLKHVVKLITDHRSLITNIDAMVIAEAPKLAPHIEKMRENIAKACGIDIGQISIKSTTNEGVGFIGRNEGMAAQAVCLLRLNGE, encoded by the coding sequence ATGCGAGTAGGAATAGGATACGACATTCATCGTTTGGTCAAAGGGCGCAAACTAATACTCGGCGGCGTTGAGATATCGCACACTCACGGGTTAGACGGCCATTCCGATGCCGATGTCATCATCCACGCCATAATGGACGCCCTACTCGGCGCCGCGGCGCTTGGCGATATCGGAAAACATTTCCCGAATACCGATGCAAAATACAAAGGCATATCGAGCGTTGAACTTTTGAAACATGTTGTGAAACTGATAACTGATCACCGATCACTGATAACTAATATCGACGCCATGGTTATCGCAGAAGCTCCAAAGCTTGCCCCTCACATCGAAAAGATGCGTGAGAATATCGCCAAAGCCTGTGGTATAGATATCGGCCAGATAAGCATCAAGTCCACAACTAACGAAGGCGTCGGCTTCATCGGCCGCAATGAGGGTATGGCTGCACAGGCAGTTTGTTTACTTCGGTTAAATGGTGAATAG
- the ispD gene encoding 2-C-methyl-D-erythritol 4-phosphate cytidylyltransferase — translation MKNVAIITAAGIGKRMGSSQPKQYLELGGKPILCHTLERFEAAKLVDAIVLVTDPNSLTLVKDQILKKCRAPKVKWVVAGGEKRQDSVSRGLKAVPLGCEVVCVHDGVRPFVTPELIDKSIEEAKAHGACIVAIPMKDTIKRVDGGGRIVETVERAGLWRAQTPQTFRYDVFESAMNQAMIENFYGTDEASLVERYGHEIYVLAGDEKNIKITTPEDMVIAESMSLRGA, via the coding sequence ATGAAGAATGTAGCCATCATAACGGCGGCCGGCATAGGGAAACGGATGGGTTCCTCCCAGCCAAAGCAGTACCTTGAACTTGGCGGAAAACCTATCCTCTGCCATACGCTTGAAAGGTTCGAAGCCGCAAAACTTGTCGACGCCATCGTCCTTGTCACCGACCCCAATTCATTAACGCTTGTAAAGGACCAGATATTGAAAAAATGCAGGGCCCCAAAGGTCAAATGGGTGGTCGCCGGAGGCGAAAAGAGGCAGGATTCTGTTTCAAGGGGACTAAAGGCGGTACCTTTAGGGTGCGAGGTGGTATGCGTTCACGACGGCGTGAGGCCCTTCGTTACACCGGAACTGATAGATAAAAGCATAGAAGAGGCCAAGGCCCACGGTGCATGTATAGTGGCCATTCCAATGAAAGATACTATCAAGCGCGTGGACGGCGGGGGCCGAATCGTTGAAACGGTCGAACGTGCGGGACTCTGGCGCGCGCAGACACCGCAGACGTTCCGTTACGACGTATTTGAATCTGCCATGAATCAGGCGATGATCGAAAATTTCTATGGGACAGATGAGGCAAGTTTAGTTGAACGTTACGGTCACGAAATATACGTCCTTGCCGGAGATGAAAAGAATATTAAGATAACAACACCGGAGGACATGGTAATAGCGGAGAGCATGTCATTGCGAGGAGCGTAA
- a CDS encoding CarD family transcriptional regulator, translating to MKRTQVGEFKVGDVAVYPAHGVGKIHSIENREISGNKQQFYIMKIMDNGMTIMVPTSNVKSVGLRDVINEDQVDIVYSILKERDISIDNQTWNRRYREYMDKIRTGSIYEIAEVLRDLMLLRYQKELSFGERKMLDTARTLTIKELAIAEELTETEITEKIDQIFTE from the coding sequence ATGAAAAGGACACAAGTGGGGGAATTCAAGGTAGGAGATGTTGCTGTATATCCGGCACACGGGGTTGGCAAGATCCATTCCATAGAGAACCGCGAAATTAGCGGTAACAAACAGCAGTTCTATATCATGAAGATCATGGACAACGGCATGACCATCATGGTCCCGACGAGCAACGTAAAGAGCGTAGGTCTCCGCGATGTAATAAACGAAGATCAGGTAGATATCGTTTACAGCATCCTTAAAGAGAGAGATATCTCCATCGACAATCAGACATGGAACAGAAGGTATCGCGAATACATGGACAAGATCCGCACGGGCTCTATCTATGAAATAGCGGAGGTCCTTCGTGATCTCATGCTCCTTCGCTATCAAAAGGAGCTTTCATTCGGCGAAAGAAAGATGCTCGACACCGCAAGGACCCTTACAATAAAGGAGCTCGCGATAGCTGAAGAGCTTACGGAAACAGAAATAACAGAAAAGATCGACCAGATCTTCACTGAATAG